The proteins below come from a single Mucilaginibacter mali genomic window:
- a CDS encoding 2-hydroxyacid dehydrogenase: MKNILIVDDIHPIFIEQTEALGYVCEYRPDIKPDEAFAIIGNYQGLLIRSKFQVDKAVLDAATRLKFICRAGAGMDNIDEDYAIGKGIELMNAPEGNSDAVGEHAIGMLLSLMNNFNRADAEIRAGSWKRQANRGYELKGKTVGIIGYGHMGKSFARKISGFEVNVIAYDKYRTGFSDQYAREVSMEEIVKHSDVLSFHIPLTPETNGMVDDEYLFHFKKPIFLINTARGKVVKTQAVLNAIKQGKILGAGLDVLEVEKFPALGQQPWFDELIQCGKILLTPHVAGWTFDSYRKLSEVLAQKLAGFAG; this comes from the coding sequence ATGAAAAACATCCTCATCGTAGACGATATACACCCCATTTTTATAGAACAAACCGAAGCCCTTGGCTACGTTTGCGAATACCGCCCCGATATTAAACCCGATGAAGCCTTTGCTATTATCGGCAATTACCAGGGCTTACTGATCCGCTCTAAATTCCAGGTAGATAAGGCGGTGCTGGATGCCGCGACTCGCCTTAAATTCATCTGCCGGGCGGGTGCCGGTATGGATAATATCGACGAGGATTACGCCATCGGCAAAGGCATCGAACTGATGAACGCCCCCGAGGGTAATTCAGACGCGGTGGGCGAACATGCCATCGGCATGCTGTTATCCCTCATGAACAATTTTAACCGTGCCGATGCCGAGATCCGCGCCGGAAGCTGGAAGCGCCAAGCCAACCGGGGGTACGAACTAAAAGGCAAAACCGTAGGCATTATCGGCTACGGCCACATGGGCAAAAGCTTTGCCCGCAAGATCAGCGGGTTTGAGGTAAACGTTATCGCTTACGATAAATACCGCACCGGTTTTAGCGATCAATACGCCCGCGAAGTGAGCATGGAAGAAATAGTAAAACACAGCGATGTGCTGAGCTTCCACATCCCCCTAACGCCCGAAACTAATGGCATGGTAGATGATGAATACTTGTTCCACTTTAAAAAGCCCATCTTCCTCATCAATACCGCGCGTGGCAAGGTGGTAAAAACGCAGGCGGTGCTCAACGCCATTAAACAAGGCAAAATATTAGGCGCCGGGCTTGATGTGCTTGAGGTAGAAAAATTTCCGGCATTAGGGCAGCAGCCCTGGTTTGATGAACTGATACAATGCGGCAAAATATTGTTAACGCCGCATGTAGCAGGTTGGACTTTCGACTCGTACCGTAAATTAAGCGAGGTGCTGGCACAAAAGCTGGCCGGGTTTGCCGGGTAA
- a CDS encoding cobalamin B12-binding domain-containing protein translates to MSTNPFNRPIRVLVAKVGLDGHDRGARIIATSLRDAGMEVIYTGLRQTPEMVVNTALQEDVDAIGISILSGAHMTVFPKILALIKEKGMDDVLVTGGGIIPANDMAELKAQGVGELFPPGTSTVDIVKYITDWVHEHRNF, encoded by the coding sequence ATGAGCACAAACCCATTTAACCGCCCAATACGTGTATTAGTTGCCAAAGTTGGGCTCGACGGGCACGACCGCGGCGCGCGTATCATTGCCACATCCCTGCGCGATGCCGGCATGGAGGTAATTTACACCGGCTTGCGCCAAACCCCCGAAATGGTGGTAAACACCGCCCTGCAGGAAGACGTGGACGCCATCGGCATCTCCATCCTTTCCGGCGCCCACATGACGGTATTCCCCAAAATACTGGCGCTTATTAAAGAGAAAGGAATGGACGATGTGCTGGTAACCGGCGGCGGCATTATCCCCGCCAATGATATGGCCGAATTAAAGGCTCAGGGTGTTGGCGAACTATTCCCGCCCGGAACAAGCACTGTTGATATTGTAAAGTATATTACCGATTGGGTGCACGAGCACCGTAATTTTTAA
- the fabF gene encoding beta-ketoacyl-ACP synthase II, whose amino-acid sequence MKRVVITGMGVIAPNGNNINEFWGNVVNGVSAAAPITRFDAEKFKTRFASQIRNYNPALDLDRNDIKRGDLYSQYALIAARQAIADSGFDISTMSPFDVGVIFGSAQGGFETFEQQLVEYHASEHQPHFNPFFIPKTLINMASGLISIKYGFMGINFTTVTACASSNTAMMEAMNYIRWGKAKIIVTGGSDAPVTEASIGGYNALKALSTRNDDPTKASRPFDVDRDGFVMGEGSGVLVLEEYEHAKARGAHIYAEVAGAAMTSDAYHITATHPQGLGAIQAMKSALNDAGLNKEDIGFLNAHATSTPVGDQSEAIGIHSVYGDSKNLFVSASKSITGHLLGAAGAIEAIIAVKSITEGVIPPTINTTTIDPHIPAGLQIVTGDAIQHNVKAAMSNTFGFGGHNGVVVMKRV is encoded by the coding sequence ATGAAACGTGTTGTAATTACAGGCATGGGCGTGATAGCCCCTAACGGAAATAATATTAATGAATTTTGGGGCAATGTAGTGAACGGCGTTAGCGCCGCCGCGCCCATCACCCGTTTTGATGCCGAGAAGTTTAAAACGCGCTTCGCCTCGCAGATCCGGAACTATAACCCGGCTTTAGACCTCGACCGCAACGATATTAAGCGTGGCGACCTCTACTCGCAATACGCGCTGATTGCCGCCAGGCAGGCCATTGCCGATTCGGGCTTCGATATCAGCACCATGTCGCCATTTGATGTGGGGGTGATCTTCGGCTCGGCGCAGGGTGGGTTCGAAACTTTTGAACAACAATTGGTTGAATATCATGCCAGCGAACATCAGCCGCATTTCAACCCGTTCTTTATCCCTAAAACGCTCATCAATATGGCTTCGGGTTTGATATCTATTAAGTATGGTTTTATGGGCATCAACTTTACCACGGTTACCGCCTGTGCCAGCTCAAACACCGCTATGATGGAGGCCATGAACTATATCCGCTGGGGTAAAGCCAAGATCATCGTTACCGGTGGTTCGGATGCGCCAGTTACTGAGGCATCTATCGGCGGTTACAACGCGTTGAAAGCATTATCAACCCGTAACGATGACCCAACCAAAGCATCGCGCCCATTTGATGTTGACCGCGACGGCTTTGTAATGGGCGAGGGTTCAGGCGTATTGGTTTTAGAGGAATACGAACACGCAAAAGCCCGCGGCGCGCATATCTACGCCGAGGTGGCCGGTGCAGCCATGACATCGGACGCTTATCACATAACCGCCACCCATCCGCAGGGATTGGGAGCTATACAAGCCATGAAATCGGCACTGAATGATGCCGGTTTAAATAAGGAAGATATCGGCTTCCTGAATGCCCACGCTACCTCAACCCCCGTTGGTGATCAAAGCGAGGCCATCGGCATCCATTCGGTTTATGGCGACAGCAAAAACCTGTTTGTAAGTGCCAGTAAATCCATCACCGGGCACCTGCTGGGCGCGGCCGGAGCAATAGAAGCCATCATCGCTGTAAAATCAATTACCGAAGGCGTAATTCCGCCAACTATTAATACTACCACTATCGATCCGCATATCCCTGCCGGCCTGCAAATTGTAACCGGCGATGCCATTCAGCACAACGTGAAGGCGGCCATGAGCAATACCTTTGGCTTTGGCGGGCATAATGGGGTGGTGGTGATGAAGAGGGTGTAG
- a CDS encoding glycosyltransferase, which translates to MFIVLSVIFFFIILRFVVSLFNFMSDPKLRRVHKPYHNKVSILIPARNEAHNILNLLRSIHAQDYHNYEVIILDDNSTDDTLALCEDFAAKHPKCSVIKGKPLPPGWLGKNYACYQLAKKAQGEYLLFLDADEQVADGLINSALHRMHLRDLGMLSLFSNQEMHSLGEHLVVPLMHYILLNLLPLQLVYLVRNRAIAAASGQFMLFEAVAYHRHQWHQQVKQKVVEDVEIMRLVKEEGLRAETLLANRLISCRAYTGYEDALNGFSRDVLAAFNYNVLSLLVYLMILLGGPLIILTTLNTGLIALMCGLIILSRIMISLSAGQSAWKNVLLHPLQMFSLMLISFLSIQRYLTKTTVWKGRRV; encoded by the coding sequence GTGTTTATAGTACTGTCGGTCATCTTCTTTTTTATTATCCTGCGTTTTGTGGTCAGCCTGTTTAATTTCATGTCCGACCCAAAGTTGCGCCGCGTGCATAAGCCTTATCATAATAAGGTATCCATTCTTATCCCTGCCCGTAACGAGGCCCATAATATCCTTAACTTGCTGCGATCTATTCACGCGCAGGATTATCACAACTACGAGGTTATTATCCTTGACGATAACTCTACCGACGACACGCTTGCCCTCTGTGAGGATTTTGCGGCAAAACACCCCAAATGCAGTGTGATAAAAGGCAAGCCGCTGCCGCCGGGCTGGCTTGGTAAAAACTATGCCTGCTACCAGTTAGCCAAAAAAGCGCAGGGCGAATATTTATTATTTCTTGATGCTGACGAACAGGTAGCCGATGGCCTCATCAACAGCGCGCTGCACCGTATGCATTTGCGGGACCTGGGGATGCTAAGCCTTTTCAGCAACCAGGAAATGCACAGCCTGGGCGAACACCTGGTAGTGCCGCTAATGCATTATATTTTGCTTAATCTGCTGCCCCTGCAATTGGTATATCTGGTGAGGAACCGGGCCATTGCCGCCGCCAGCGGGCAGTTTATGCTGTTTGAAGCCGTGGCCTATCATCGCCACCAATGGCATCAGCAGGTAAAGCAAAAAGTAGTAGAAGATGTGGAGATCATGCGCCTGGTAAAAGAGGAAGGGTTGCGTGCGGAAACATTATTGGCCAATAGACTGATTAGCTGCCGGGCCTATACAGGTTATGAAGACGCGCTGAACGGCTTTAGCCGGGATGTGCTGGCCGCATTTAATTACAATGTGTTATCGCTGCTTGTATATTTAATGATATTGCTTGGCGGCCCGCTTATTATTCTCACCACGCTAAATACCGGGCTCATCGCGCTAATGTGCGGGTTGATCATCCTTAGCCGTATTATGATATCGCTTTCGGCCGGGCAAAGTGCGTGGAAAAATGTGCTGCTGCATCCTCTGCAAATGTTTAGTTTGATGCTGATCTCGTTTTTATCGATACAGCGGTATTTAACGAAGACTACAGTGTGGAAGGGTAGGCGGGTGTAA
- a CDS encoding HIT family protein — MASIFTKIIAGDIPAYKVAESNDFLAFLDISPLTEGHLLVIPKKEVDYLFDLDDETYTGLQLFAKIVAGGLKAAIPCARIGVVVMGLEVPHAHIHLIPMNEANDINFSNPKLKFTPEQFEATTQKIKDALREEYREGQA; from the coding sequence ATGGCAAGCATTTTCACAAAAATAATAGCCGGGGATATACCCGCGTATAAGGTAGCCGAAAGCAACGATTTTTTGGCTTTTCTTGATATTAGTCCGCTTACCGAGGGCCACCTGCTGGTGATCCCTAAAAAAGAGGTGGATTACCTTTTCGATCTGGATGACGAGACCTATACCGGCCTGCAGCTGTTTGCCAAAATTGTAGCCGGTGGCTTAAAGGCCGCCATCCCCTGCGCCCGCATCGGCGTGGTGGTAATGGGTTTGGAAGTGCCGCACGCGCATATCCACCTCATCCCCATGAACGAGGCAAACGATATCAACTTCAGCAACCCTAAACTGAAGTTTACCCCCGAACAATTTGAAGCCACTACGCAGAAGATCAAAGATGCCTTGCGTGAGGAATACCGGGAGGGGCAGGCGTAA
- the dapF gene encoding diaminopimelate epimerase, whose product MKIPFYKYQGAGNDFVLIDNRDLAIDHHNPAMIARLCDRRFGIGGDGIMFLQSKEGYDFEMVYYNADGQPSSMCGNGGRCIVAFAKFLGVIDTETEFLAVDGPHYAKISVSGDWVSLHMIDVDTVSRDADDYVINTGSPHYIQKATGLADKDVYADGYAIRNNDTYKAKGINVNFVEPMDEGYFVRTFERGVEDETYACGTGVTAVALAMAVENGKTGALTTPIKVLGGNLNIRFNYDGKVFNDIYLEGPAVQVFAGEVEI is encoded by the coding sequence GTGAAAATTCCGTTTTATAAATACCAGGGCGCAGGCAACGATTTTGTGCTGATCGACAACCGCGATTTAGCTATCGATCATCATAATCCAGCTATGATAGCCCGGCTGTGCGACCGCCGCTTCGGTATCGGCGGCGATGGCATCATGTTCCTGCAAAGCAAGGAGGGCTACGATTTTGAGATGGTTTATTATAACGCCGATGGCCAGCCCAGCAGCATGTGCGGCAATGGTGGCCGTTGTATTGTAGCCTTTGCCAAATTTTTAGGCGTGATAGATACCGAGACTGAATTTTTGGCTGTCGACGGCCCGCATTATGCCAAAATTTCAGTAAGCGGCGATTGGGTGAGCCTGCACATGATTGATGTAGACACCGTAAGCCGTGATGCCGATGATTACGTGATCAACACCGGTTCGCCGCATTATATCCAAAAAGCGACAGGTTTAGCCGATAAGGATGTGTATGCCGATGGATACGCCATCCGCAATAACGATACTTACAAAGCCAAAGGCATCAACGTAAATTTTGTGGAGCCGATGGACGAGGGCTACTTTGTACGCACTTTCGAGCGTGGCGTTGAAGACGAAACTTATGCCTGCGGAACCGGCGTTACTGCCGTAGCCCTGGCTATGGCAGTAGAGAATGGCAAAACCGGTGCCCTTACCACTCCCATAAAAGTATTGGGCGGTAATCTGAATATCCGCTTTAATTACGATGGTAAGGTGTTTAACGATATTTATTTAGAGGGGCCAGCAGTGCAAGTGTTTGCGGGAGAGGTGGAGATATAG
- a CDS encoding enoyl-CoA hydratase/isomerase family protein: protein MAYQNILTESKDRIQYITINREAKLNALNKETLEELHAALTAAFVDGQTGGIIITGAGTKAFVAGADISGFPALDAEGGKELARVGQTSVFDLIENGPKPVIAAVNGFALGGGLELAMACHIRVASDNAKMGLPELTLGLIPGYGGTQRLPKLVGKGKAMEMILTSDMLSADQALQHGLVNHVTPQADLLAKAEEILNKILQRAPLAVAAAINAVNAAGSPDGFEKEIAAFGNCFGTQDMKEGVDAFLNKRKPVFTGK, encoded by the coding sequence ATGGCCTACCAAAACATCCTTACCGAAAGCAAAGACCGCATCCAATACATCACCATTAACCGCGAAGCCAAGCTGAACGCCCTTAACAAGGAAACCCTTGAAGAATTGCACGCTGCTTTAACAGCTGCCTTTGTTGATGGGCAAACCGGCGGCATCATTATCACCGGGGCGGGCACCAAGGCTTTTGTGGCCGGGGCGGATATTTCCGGCTTCCCGGCGTTGGATGCTGAGGGTGGCAAGGAACTGGCCCGCGTTGGCCAAACCAGCGTTTTCGATTTGATAGAGAACGGCCCGAAACCGGTCATCGCTGCGGTAAACGGCTTTGCCTTAGGCGGCGGGTTGGAATTGGCGATGGCCTGCCACATCCGCGTAGCCAGCGATAATGCTAAGATGGGCCTGCCCGAGTTAACCCTGGGCCTGATACCCGGTTACGGCGGTACCCAGCGCCTGCCCAAACTGGTGGGTAAGGGCAAAGCCATGGAAATGATCCTGACATCGGACATGCTCAGCGCCGACCAAGCCCTGCAGCACGGCCTGGTAAACCACGTAACCCCACAGGCTGATCTGCTTGCCAAAGCCGAAGAAATCCTGAACAAGATACTGCAACGCGCGCCACTGGCCGTAGCAGCCGCCATTAATGCCGTTAACGCTGCCGGTAGCCCAGATGGCTTTGAAAAAGAGATTGCCGCCTTTGGTAATTGCTTCGGTACGCAGGATATGAAAGAAGGCGTGGATGCCTTCCTGAATAAGCGCAAGCCAGTGTTTACGGGGAAGTAA
- a CDS encoding outer membrane beta-barrel protein, producing the protein MKTLKISALVLALAAFTFGAKAQTKSSSTPANGPRLSISADAGIPTGALSDKYNWNLGGSAQIDLPIASQLFVTVNAGYNNIFGKSITVGSTTVNVQDIHLLPAKAGLKFFPVNNFYVQGEAGAGFLLNKKDLGFDKSTAFIYAPQVGVLLPLNASSNLDLGVRYEGSTSYTNGGGNKINFVGLRAAYSFNL; encoded by the coding sequence ATGAAAACATTAAAAATTTCAGCCTTAGTATTAGCGTTAGCCGCTTTCACCTTTGGCGCAAAAGCACAAACTAAATCTTCAAGTACCCCAGCTAATGGTCCACGTTTAAGTATCAGTGCCGATGCCGGTATCCCGACAGGGGCCCTGTCCGACAAGTATAACTGGAACCTGGGCGGTTCGGCACAGATCGACCTGCCAATTGCCAGCCAGTTATTTGTTACCGTTAACGCGGGTTACAACAATATTTTTGGTAAATCCATCACCGTTGGTTCTACTACCGTTAACGTGCAGGACATTCATTTACTGCCGGCCAAAGCGGGTTTAAAATTCTTCCCGGTAAATAACTTTTACGTACAGGGCGAAGCCGGTGCCGGTTTCCTGCTGAACAAAAAAGACCTGGGTTTTGATAAGTCGACCGCGTTTATTTACGCCCCGCAGGTAGGCGTGTTGTTGCCGCTTAATGCCAGCAGCAACCTCGACCTGGGTGTGCGTTACGAGGGTTCTACCAGCTATACTAATGGCGGCGGCAATAAGATCAATTTTGTTGGCCTGCGTGCTGCATACTCGTTCAATTTGTAA
- the greA gene encoding transcription elongation factor GreA, producing MAEVTYYTKEGLEKLKDELQQLKTSGRAQIAKAIAEARDKGDLSENAEYDAAKEAQGLHEAKIAKLEEVLSGARLLDESKLDTSKVLALSIVKIKNVKNGATMSYQLVSETEADLKAGKISVTSPIAKGLLGKKVGEKTEIQVPAGKMEFEILEISR from the coding sequence ATGGCAGAAGTTACCTATTACACCAAAGAAGGTTTAGAGAAATTAAAGGACGAATTACAACAGTTAAAAACATCGGGACGCGCGCAAATAGCTAAGGCTATTGCTGAAGCCCGTGATAAAGGCGACCTTTCTGAAAACGCCGAATACGACGCGGCTAAAGAGGCGCAGGGCCTGCACGAAGCAAAAATTGCCAAACTGGAAGAAGTTTTATCGGGCGCGCGCCTGCTTGACGAATCGAAGCTGGATACATCGAAGGTACTGGCCCTTTCCATCGTAAAAATAAAGAACGTAAAGAACGGCGCTACCATGAGCTACCAGCTGGTATCGGAAACAGAAGCCGACCTGAAGGCCGGTAAGATCTCGGTAACATCGCCCATAGCCAAAGGCCTGCTGGGCAAAAAGGTTGGCGAAAAAACCGAGATCCAGGTACCCGCCGGCAAAATGGAGTTTGAGATATTGGAAATTTCACGGTAG
- a CDS encoding Do family serine endopeptidase, translating into MKKFGLTLLTAFVGGAMAIGAYKIMETKYNDGLSFEEKQKVYFTNNPLPSNITSSAGETDFTVAAAAVTPAVVYIRTTYAASQGGSSMEDMFGQMFGQRSQRGQRQAPRAPQASGSGVIISPDGYIVTNNHVVDKAEKIQVTTNDHRILEAKVIGRDPNTDLALIKVSATNLPIVKLGNSDDVRVGEWVLAVGNPFNLTSTVTAGIVSAKGRGIGIIGTQNDDDDDSNGNFFSPSRNAPKPKANSGIESFIQTDAAINPGNSGGALVNTKGELIGINSAIASHTGSYEGYGFAIPINLAKKVLNDIKQYGSVKRGYLGVTYVDLSNSDQAELVGVKDRTIGLYVDKVVPAGGAESAGIKSGDIITKVDGTLVTESSDLTEHIGRKAPGDKVNITVSRDNQEKNFTVTLKGDAGNASTLAANGGSAQLFGKLGGTLKALTQAQKDEHHVTSGVMVTGVTQGGMFDDLGLTTGSIITGVNKTPVNSVEDVEKGLDASNRRGMLFLSGINPDGSKFNNAFSLR; encoded by the coding sequence ATGAAAAAGTTTGGTTTAACACTGCTAACCGCCTTTGTGGGCGGCGCTATGGCCATTGGGGCCTACAAAATTATGGAGACTAAGTATAATGACGGACTTAGCTTTGAAGAAAAACAAAAGGTTTATTTTACCAACAATCCATTACCATCAAATATCACATCATCGGCCGGCGAAACTGATTTTACCGTTGCCGCCGCGGCTGTAACGCCTGCCGTTGTTTATATCCGCACCACTTATGCCGCATCGCAAGGTGGCAGCAGCATGGAAGATATGTTTGGACAGATGTTCGGTCAGCGTTCGCAACGTGGCCAAAGGCAGGCACCACGCGCGCCGCAGGCATCGGGTTCGGGTGTAATTATTTCGCCTGATGGTTATATCGTAACCAACAACCACGTGGTTGATAAGGCCGAAAAGATCCAGGTAACCACTAACGATCACCGCATTTTGGAAGCTAAGGTAATAGGCAGAGACCCTAATACCGACCTGGCCCTGATCAAGGTAAGCGCTACCAACCTGCCGATCGTTAAATTAGGCAACAGCGACGATGTGCGTGTAGGCGAATGGGTGCTGGCTGTGGGTAACCCCTTCAACCTGACCTCGACCGTTACTGCCGGTATCGTAAGTGCTAAAGGTCGTGGCATAGGTATCATCGGTACACAAAATGATGACGATGATGATAGCAATGGCAATTTCTTCTCGCCATCGCGCAATGCGCCTAAGCCAAAAGCTAATTCAGGTATCGAATCATTTATCCAAACCGACGCGGCCATTAATCCGGGCAACAGCGGCGGCGCACTGGTAAACACCAAGGGCGAACTGATCGGTATCAACTCGGCCATTGCTTCGCACACTGGTAGTTATGAAGGTTATGGTTTTGCCATCCCTATCAACCTTGCTAAAAAGGTATTGAACGATATTAAACAATACGGTTCGGTTAAACGTGGTTATCTGGGTGTAACATATGTTGACCTGAGCAACAGCGACCAGGCCGAACTGGTAGGTGTAAAAGACCGTACCATTGGTTTATATGTAGATAAGGTAGTACCTGCGGGTGGTGCCGAATCAGCCGGTATCAAATCGGGTGATATCATCACTAAGGTTGATGGCACGCTGGTTACCGAATCGTCTGACCTGACCGAGCATATTGGCCGTAAGGCGCCGGGCGATAAGGTAAATATCACCGTTAGCCGCGATAATCAGGAGAAGAACTTTACCGTAACCCTGAAGGGTGATGCCGGTAATGCCAGCACCCTTGCAGCAAACGGCGGCAGCGCGCAGCTGTTTGGCAAACTGGGTGGTACGCTTAAAGCCCTTACCCAGGCACAAAAGGACGAGCACCATGTAACATCGGGCGTAATGGTTACCGGTGTAACACAAGGCGGTATGTTTGATGATTTAGGCTTAACCACAGGTTCTATCATCACCGGTGTAAACAAAACCCCGGTTAACAGCGTGGAAGACGTAGAAAAAGGCCTCGACGCCAGCAACCGCCGCGGCATGCTATTCCTGTCGGGTATCAACCCAGACGGCAGCAAATTCAACAACGCGTTCTCGCTGCGTTAA
- a CDS encoding alpha/beta fold hydrolase, giving the protein MGFLQLSGLGKVHFHEYGRGAKPMLAFHGYGMTGRQFHVLDKSVIGKYKIYGFDHFFHGDSTLEGWTEKQIITGMPRQMAKLYLLEWFKKYGQQKVSLMAYSIGADIALILLEEFPDWIDEIILMAPDGLAPYKGFQFIQHNFLGRQLFRSTTKSKWMAPSALRSLKRLGVIDDNLHTIAYNEIDTPKKRLDVYYTLNLIKQLKPDTAKVIRVLNRHDIKCVFIFGKSDLLFPKSAAMPVLSQIKRAEIHEVPMGHWLVTSQLDEYLLNCRCI; this is encoded by the coding sequence ATGGGTTTTTTGCAGCTGTCCGGTTTGGGCAAGGTTCATTTTCACGAATATGGCAGGGGGGCTAAACCCATGCTGGCTTTTCATGGCTACGGCATGACGGGGCGGCAATTTCATGTGCTCGATAAGTCGGTGATAGGCAAGTATAAGATCTATGGCTTCGATCATTTTTTTCATGGCGATAGTACACTGGAGGGCTGGACAGAAAAGCAAATTATTACCGGCATGCCCCGGCAAATGGCAAAGCTGTATCTGCTGGAGTGGTTTAAAAAATACGGTCAGCAAAAGGTATCGCTGATGGCCTATTCCATAGGTGCCGATATCGCCCTGATATTGCTGGAGGAATTTCCGGATTGGATTGATGAGATCATATTAATGGCCCCCGATGGACTGGCGCCGTACAAAGGGTTCCAATTTATACAACATAACTTCCTGGGCCGACAGCTATTCCGCAGTACTACCAAAAGCAAATGGATGGCGCCGTCGGCACTCAGGAGCCTGAAGCGGCTTGGGGTGATTGATGATAACCTGCATACCATTGCTTACAACGAAATTGACACACCCAAAAAGCGACTGGACGTTTATTACACGCTTAACCTCATTAAGCAGTTAAAGCCCGATACCGCTAAAGTGATCAGGGTGCTTAACCGGCACGATATTAAATGCGTGTTTATTTTTGGGAAAAGCGATCTGCTTTTCCCAAAAAGCGCGGCTATGCCGGTATTAAGCCAAATAAAAAGGGCCGAAATACATGAGGTGCCGATGGGGCACTGGCTGGTAACATCGCAATTAGACGAATATCTGCTAAATTGTCGTTGTATATGA
- a CDS encoding lysophospholipid acyltransferase family protein yields the protein MITHRRNNIAQYLFRKYVYFRMRTHFRVIQHNTIDIKPGHSVLLLCNHFSWWDGFWSDWITAKVLHHKFHIMMQHDHIEARKWLRYMGGFSIDRHSKEVITSLNYTAELLNDPNNMVTVFPQGELVSNHATGINIERGIAHIVKKIKGDCQIIYYSAFIEYFESFKPSVYFHLLDCGTNRDFDFERLKAQINEHHKKSLEEQVNVQH from the coding sequence ATGATCACGCATCGCCGTAACAATATTGCCCAATATCTTTTCCGCAAGTATGTGTACTTCCGTATGCGTACGCATTTCAGGGTAATACAGCATAATACCATTGATATTAAACCGGGGCATTCTGTTTTATTATTGTGCAACCATTTTAGCTGGTGGGACGGTTTTTGGTCTGATTGGATAACCGCCAAAGTGTTGCACCACAAATTTCATATCATGATGCAGCACGATCATATAGAAGCACGCAAATGGCTGCGATATATGGGTGGCTTTTCTATCGACCGTCATTCCAAAGAGGTGATCACTTCCCTTAATTATACAGCCGAATTATTGAACGACCCCAACAATATGGTCACAGTTTTCCCGCAGGGCGAACTGGTGTCTAATCATGCTACCGGGATCAATATCGAGCGCGGTATAGCCCACATCGTAAAAAAAATAAAAGGCGATTGCCAGATCATTTACTACAGCGCCTTTATCGAGTATTTTGAAAGCTTTAAACCATCGGTATATTTCCACCTGCTGGATTGTGGCACCAACCGCGACTTCGACTTTGAACGGCTGAAAGCGCAGATAAACGAACACCATAAAAAATCCCTTGAAGAACAGGTTAATGTGCAGCACTGA
- a CDS encoding type II toxin-antitoxin system RelE/ParE family toxin yields MALKIEWSNEAEATYLQVLDYLSANWTDREVANFVKRTQQLLNNIALNPYIFKASKSKRVRKAVIGKQNSLVPGNENAYLFTYLLG; encoded by the coding sequence ATGGCATTAAAGATTGAATGGTCGAATGAAGCAGAAGCAACCTATCTTCAAGTTTTAGATTATTTAAGCGCAAATTGGACCGATAGAGAAGTAGCTAACTTCGTTAAAAGAACTCAGCAGCTATTAAATAATATTGCATTAAATCCTTATATATTTAAAGCGTCTAAAAGCAAACGTGTGCGCAAGGCAGTTATCGGCAAACAAAACTCACTTGTACCGGGTAACGAAAACGCATATTTATTTACTTACCTTTTGGGATAA